The following nucleotide sequence is from bacterium.
ACTACAAGACCAGCGTCCAAGTCGACGGCAACAACGTCAAGATCCGGGCCAAGCTCGAAGACGAGAAGGTCCGCAAGCTCTGCGGCTGGGTCAACTCCTTCCCCGACGGCTTCCTCAAGGAGCTGAATTTTCCGGTCCCGATCAAGTCGCACCGCGAGAGCTACGATCCCGAGACTCGGGTCTTGGAAGTGACCTTGGAGAAGGCCAGCCCGCAGTAACCAGGTTCCGCCGACAATCATGTTCATCGACAGCCACGCTCACGTCGATTTTTCCTCCTATGCCGCCGATGAGGTCGAGCCGCTGGTGCAGCGCGCCCGCGAAGCCGGCGTCCACCGCATCCTCCACATCGGTTCGGGCGAGGGCACCGGCAGCATGGAGGGCGCGACCGCGGTAATCGAGCGCTTCCCCGACGTCTACGCCGCGATCGGCGTTCATCCCCACGACGCCAAGCTGGTGAACGAGGCGGTCTTGGCCCGGGCCCGGCAGATCGCCGCCCATCCCAAGGTGGCGGCCATCGGCGAGGTCGGCCTCGACTTTCACTACAACCATTCGAGCCGCGAGGAGCAATTCGCCGCCCTCCGGGCCTTCGTCCGGCTGGCCAAGGAGCTGAAAAAGCCGCTGGTCATCCACGACCGCGATTCCCACGAGGAATTGCTCCAGGTCTTGAAGGAAGAGGGCGCCCGCGAGATCGGCGGAGTTTTCCACTGCTTCAGCGGCGACTACGAGTTCGGCAA
It contains:
- a CDS encoding TatD family hydrolase, coding for MFIDSHAHVDFSSYAADEVEPLVQRAREAGVHRILHIGSGEGTGSMEGATAVIERFPDVYAAIGVHPHDAKLVNEAVLARARQIAAHPKVAAIGEVGLDFHYNHSSREEQFAALRAFVRLAKELKKPLVIHDRDSHEELLQVLKEEGAREIGGVFHCFSGDYEFGKRVIEENFHVSFTGIVTFKKAEATQDAAKRLPLERMLIETDSPFLTPIPFRGKRNEPAYVRYVAEKIAELKGLSVEEVAERTSANATQLFSLGA